In the genome of Desulfofarcimen acetoxidans DSM 771, one region contains:
- a CDS encoding DUF2634 domain-containing protein: MPNLFPTTQVETTTSELSETQSSQVKFGKSWRFDFEAGEFVLTPTGKVTENQGIEAWLEWCNKALMTVRYRFLIYSRNHGQEFEELISRQLSQPANESEITRIATECLKVDPRTKLVGNFKFNWVEDRCYFTCEVTNILGESGTVNGNVVIN, from the coding sequence ATGCCTAATTTATTCCCAACAACCCAAGTTGAAACAACAACATCAGAATTATCTGAAACCCAATCCAGCCAGGTTAAATTTGGTAAAAGTTGGCGCTTTGATTTTGAAGCCGGTGAATTTGTTTTAACCCCTACCGGTAAAGTGACAGAAAACCAGGGCATTGAGGCTTGGTTGGAGTGGTGTAATAAAGCGCTGATGACTGTAAGATATCGTTTCTTGATATACAGTCGTAATCATGGCCAGGAGTTCGAAGAACTTATTTCCCGGCAGCTGTCGCAACCTGCTAATGAAAGCGAGATTACACGGATTGCCACCGAGTGCCTCAAGGTTGATCCCAGGACAAAATTAGTGGGCAATTTTAAGTTCAACTGGGTAGAAGATCGGTGTTATTTCACCTGTGAAGTAACCAATATCCTGGGCGAATCCGGTACTGTTAACGGAAACGTGGTGATTAACTGA
- a CDS encoding baseplate J/gp47 family protein — MATLPDFLTDQTEEVILQRMLSNVPADLDTSEGSYIWDSLSPVAIELALAYIQAQEILKRGFIATTYGEYLKLKAAEDGIETRSAVSATGTIEKGNPLKIVGTPGANFSVGIAVATPADLATGTVSIEFTTIGEVTLDVNGIGYADIKAVVPGKSGNVSVGAISILTKPISGIKSVTNEKPTTGGLDEEDKELLRERILKECQKDEGDGNSADYEIWAKEVAGVGNVLVEPLWQGEGTVRVVILDPDGRDAPKATVDAVQNHLDPGSLGLGEGKAPIGARVTVVTAEVITINATIPGLTVGAGYTLDQGKTNAEISLSNYFKKINPGGIIRTKKAEAEITNALGVLDMGDLLLDGKRDNIVLGITQLAALGSVIYV, encoded by the coding sequence ATGGCTACCCTACCCGATTTTTTAACAGATCAAACTGAGGAAGTTATTTTGCAACGCATGTTAAGCAATGTCCCAGCCGATTTGGATACAAGCGAAGGCAGTTATATTTGGGACTCATTAAGTCCCGTTGCTATTGAGCTTGCTCTTGCCTACATCCAGGCGCAAGAAATCCTAAAAAGAGGTTTTATTGCAACAACATACGGGGAATACCTGAAGCTTAAGGCTGCTGAAGATGGTATTGAGACTCGATCTGCCGTTAGTGCTACGGGCACAATAGAAAAAGGAAATCCACTTAAGATTGTAGGTACCCCTGGAGCTAATTTCTCAGTAGGCATTGCTGTGGCTACGCCGGCAGATCTTGCTACCGGTACGGTATCAATAGAGTTTACAACTATTGGTGAGGTAACCTTAGATGTAAACGGGATAGGTTATGCTGATATTAAAGCAGTGGTGCCTGGTAAATCCGGTAACGTTTCGGTTGGTGCCATTAGTATTTTAACAAAACCAATATCAGGCATTAAAAGTGTTACCAATGAAAAACCTACAACAGGTGGTTTAGATGAGGAAGATAAAGAGTTGCTGAGAGAGCGCATCTTAAAAGAATGCCAAAAAGACGAAGGAGACGGCAACTCAGCTGATTATGAAATATGGGCTAAAGAAGTGGCTGGCGTTGGCAATGTATTAGTTGAGCCACTCTGGCAGGGAGAGGGCACTGTTAGGGTTGTAATATTGGACCCTGATGGAAGAGATGCGCCCAAAGCTACCGTTGACGCAGTGCAAAATCACCTTGATCCCGGCAGTCTAGGACTGGGCGAAGGAAAAGCCCCTATCGGTGCACGCGTCACAGTTGTGACAGCTGAAGTAATAACCATAAACGCCACAATTCCAGGGTTAACAGTTGGAGCCGGGTATACACTCGATCAAGGAAAAACCAATGCAGAAATTTCCCTTAGTAACTATTTTAAAAAGATTAATCCAGGTGGAATCATCAGAACGAAGAAGGCCGAGGCGGAAATTACAAACGCTCTGGGAGTGCTTGACATGGGCGATCTATTACTTGACGGAAAAAGAGATAATATTGTTCTTGGAATTACCCAATTAGCCGCCCTGGGGAGTGTGATTTATGTATGA